One stretch of Pigmentiphaga aceris DNA includes these proteins:
- a CDS encoding ABC transporter substrate-binding protein — translation MNKLWFTPVVLALGLGLSACKDKPAEPAAGAAGKAPVAAAATDKVVIGVYGGGWEANVRAAGLDKFAKDNNIQVEVVPGADAEWFAKLRASNGNNPPYDIVVFQPDTVQRAVAAGVLEPLDAARAPNLSKLSSSVQERFVTDGKTYAAGFSLGQLGLAYRTDLVKTPPTSWQDLWKPEYKGHVAISSPTYAAGLQFFAGLVHSLGGELKDEAAVDRAFAKLAELKGSAVAFPDSPGAIQTLLERGDAWVVPFWDGRVFALQKDGMKIDFVYPSDGPVVGAANWVIAKGAPNMTNAYKLLDFLSGAEVQKNFSDKSLYGMTNRDVQYSDALKGKVQVGEEAYKKLIWIDYATATPKIADWTTRWSQALGGQ, via the coding sequence ATGAACAAGCTATGGTTCACCCCCGTTGTACTGGCGCTCGGCCTTGGCCTGAGCGCGTGCAAGGACAAGCCCGCTGAACCCGCCGCTGGCGCTGCCGGCAAAGCCCCGGTAGCAGCTGCTGCTACCGACAAGGTCGTGATCGGTGTGTACGGCGGCGGCTGGGAAGCCAACGTTCGCGCAGCCGGCCTGGACAAGTTCGCCAAGGACAACAACATTCAGGTTGAAGTTGTGCCGGGTGCCGATGCTGAATGGTTCGCCAAGCTGCGCGCCAGCAACGGCAACAACCCGCCGTACGACATCGTGGTCTTCCAGCCCGACACCGTGCAGCGCGCCGTTGCAGCCGGCGTGCTGGAGCCGCTCGATGCCGCTCGTGCCCCGAATCTGAGCAAGCTGTCTTCCTCGGTGCAAGAACGTTTCGTGACCGACGGCAAGACCTATGCAGCCGGCTTCAGCCTGGGCCAACTGGGCCTGGCTTATCGCACCGACCTGGTCAAGACGCCGCCGACCAGCTGGCAAGACCTGTGGAAGCCTGAATACAAGGGCCACGTGGCGATCTCGTCGCCCACCTATGCAGCCGGCCTGCAATTCTTCGCTGGCCTGGTGCACTCGTTGGGCGGTGAGCTGAAAGACGAAGCTGCCGTTGATCGCGCCTTCGCGAAGCTGGCAGAACTCAAGGGCAGCGCGGTGGCGTTCCCCGACAGCCCGGGTGCCATCCAAACCCTGCTTGAACGCGGCGATGCATGGGTGGTTCCTTTCTGGGACGGTCGCGTGTTCGCGTTGCAGAAAGACGGCATGAAGATCGACTTCGTCTACCCGTCGGATGGCCCGGTGGTGGGCGCAGCCAACTGGGTGATCGCCAAGGGTGCCCCCAACATGACCAACGCCTACAAGCTGCTGGACTTCCTGTCGGGTGCCGAAGTGCAGAAGAACTTCTCGGACAAGTCGCTGTATGGCATGACCAACCGCGACGTGCAGTACAGCGATGCGCTGAAGGGCAAGGTCCAGGTGGGTGAAGAAGCCTACAAAAAGCTGATCTGGATCGATTACGCTACCGCCACGCCGAAGATCGCCGACTGGACGACCCGTTGGAGTCAGGCGCTGGGCGGCCAATGA